One Glycine max cultivar Williams 82 chromosome 3, Glycine_max_v4.0, whole genome shotgun sequence DNA window includes the following coding sequences:
- the LOC100810727 gene encoding syntaxin-121, which produces MNDLLSGLFSKGKQEEHVIEITEGGGIMELEKFLEEVESVKEDLKELERLHLSLDATNQNGKALHSPKGVRELRSRMDLDVALSLTKAKHVKGRLAALHRANQATLSLPDCGPGSYSDRTRTALVGALTKNLRQSMASFNKLREQISYEYRDTVQRRYYAVTGENPDQETIDLLISTGESETFLQKAIQQQGRASVMDTIQEIRERHGTMKEIERSLHELHQVFMDMAVLIQHQGEHLDDIESHVELANSFVSKGVQHLQVVRNHQKNTRNFTCFAVLLFIIVLVIILPIVFRN; this is translated from the exons ATGAACGACTTGTTATCAGGTTTGTTCTCAAAGGGAAAACAAGAAGAGCATGTGATTGAGATAACAGAAGGTGGTGGCATAATGGAGTTGGAGAAGTTCTTGGAAGAAGTGGAATCAGTGAAGGAGGACTTGAAGGAGCTAGAGCGTCTCCACCTAAGCCTTGATGCTACAAACCAAAACGGAAAAGCGCTTCACAGCCCAAAGGGCGTTAGGGAGCTACGGTCTCGCATGGACCTGGACGTGGCTCTCTCTCTCACCAAAGCCAAGCACGTCAAGGGTCGCTTGGCGGCTCTCCACCGTGCCAACCAAGCCACCCTCTCCTTGCCCGATTGCGGGCCCGGTTCATACTCCGACCGGACCCGAACCGCGCTGGTGGGGGCCTTGACCAAGAACCTTAGACAGTCCATGGCGAGTTTCAATAAGCTGAGGGAGCAGATATCGTACGAGTACAGAGACACCGTGCAACGTAGATACTACGCTGTCACTGGAGAGAACCCTGATCAAGAAACCATCGACCTCCTCATCTCTACgg GTGAGAGCGAAACATTCTTACAGAAAGCCATCCAACAGCAAGGGAGAGCCAGTGTCATGGACACAATCCAAGAGATTCGAGAGAGGCACGGCACGATGAAAGAGATAGAGAGAAGCCTACACGAGCTGCACCAAGTGTTCATGGACATGGCAGTGTTGATCCAACACCAGGGTGAACACTTGGATGACATAGAGAGCCACGTGGAACTCGCAAACTCCTTCGTGAGCAAAGGGGTACAGCATTTGCAGGTCGTGAGGAATCATCAGAAGAACACCCGTAACTTCACTTGTTTCGCCGTTCTGCTCTTCATCATCGTGTTGGTCATAATTCTCCCTATTGTTTTCAGAAATTGA